A DNA window from Methylocystis heyeri contains the following coding sequences:
- a CDS encoding GNAT family N-acetyltransferase has translation MDVIQTDRLILRNFRLGDAADLFAYLRHPRSSCFLSLRLPDLEAAQAEVETRRSSDEHIAVGLRSSDNLIGDLFCVHEPPDTYSVGWNFNADFGGAGYASEAARALFEYLFTAKLARRLYAYVEEDNIASQRLCERLGMRREGLFREFVSFVTDDEGAPKFENTMQYAILRKEWTA, from the coding sequence ATGGACGTCATCCAAACCGACCGGCTGATCTTGAGAAATTTCAGGCTGGGTGACGCCGCCGATCTGTTTGCCTATTTGCGCCATCCGAGGTCGAGTTGCTTCCTCTCGCTCAGACTCCCAGATCTCGAAGCTGCACAAGCCGAAGTGGAGACACGCCGCAGCAGCGATGAGCATATCGCCGTAGGTTTGCGAAGCTCCGATAATCTGATCGGCGATTTGTTCTGCGTGCACGAGCCTCCCGACACCTATTCGGTCGGCTGGAATTTCAACGCGGATTTCGGCGGCGCGGGTTACGCCTCCGAGGCCGCGCGGGCGCTCTTCGAGTATCTGTTCACGGCGAAGCTCGCCCGCCGCCTCTACGCCTATGTGGAGGAAGACAACATCGCCTCGCAGCGCCTGTGCGAAAGACTGGGAATGAGGAGAGAGGGGCTGTTCCGGGAGTTCGTATCCTTCGTGACCGATGACGAAGGCGCCCCGAAATTCGAGAACACGATGCAATACGCCATCCTGCGCAAGGAGTGGACGGCCTAA
- a CDS encoding type I restriction endonuclease has protein sequence MDFSAKIAALAQRAAKQKDSVETEEATKNAFIMPFISALGYDVFNPLEVIPEFVADVGVKKGEKVDYAIKLDGKVILLVECKPCREKLSPQHMSQLYRYFSVTDARFSVLTNGLIYWFFTDLEEPNKMDAKPFFEFDILNYRPSHIDELKKFANENFDVPLILETASDLKYGSIFIREISTEIDNPSDEVIRMLISRVYEGKLTSNIFSKFKPLVQKAMKDTVRELLNQRLSSAIEDSPSVTAVELAPSAPQSPPLTIVEGAEEVVTTEEEIEGYQIVRAIVREVVKVERIAMRDSKSYCAILLDDNNRKPICRLHFNRATKYVGLFDAEKNEEKIRIEVIDDIFRYADRLKSVALNYDSGKMSLAEVN, from the coding sequence ATGGATTTCTCAGCGAAAATTGCTGCGCTTGCGCAGCGGGCAGCTAAGCAGAAAGATTCGGTCGAGACTGAGGAGGCTACGAAGAACGCGTTTATCATGCCTTTCATCAGCGCGCTGGGTTATGACGTGTTCAACCCTCTTGAGGTCATACCAGAATTTGTTGCAGACGTAGGCGTTAAGAAGGGCGAGAAGGTCGACTATGCAATTAAACTCGACGGTAAGGTGATATTGCTCGTCGAATGCAAGCCCTGCAGAGAAAAGCTAAGCCCTCAACATATGTCTCAACTTTATAGATATTTTTCTGTCACGGATGCGCGGTTTAGCGTGCTGACTAACGGTCTCATTTATTGGTTCTTCACCGACCTCGAGGAACCAAACAAGATGGATGCGAAACCATTTTTCGAGTTCGACATATTGAACTACCGTCCATCGCATATAGATGAGCTAAAGAAATTTGCGAATGAGAATTTTGATGTCCCTCTCATTCTCGAAACCGCGAGCGATCTCAAATATGGTTCGATATTTATTAGAGAAATATCGACAGAAATAGATAATCCTTCAGACGAAGTCATAAGAATGCTCATATCTAGGGTTTATGAAGGAAAGTTAACGTCAAATATATTTTCGAAATTTAAACCTTTAGTTCAGAAGGCGATGAAAGATACTGTCCGTGAATTGCTCAATCAGCGCCTGTCCTCCGCAATCGAGGATAGTCCATCGGTTACGGCGGTGGAATTGGCGCCTTCCGCTCCCCAGTCACCTCCCTTGACTATTGTGGAGGGCGCCGAGGAAGTGGTGACAACGGAAGAGGAAATCGAGGGTTATCAGATCGTACGAGCTATCGTTCGCGAAGTGGTGAAAGTCGAACGAATAGCTATGCGTGATTCGAAGAGCTATTGCGCAATCCTTCTGGACGACAACAATCGGAAACCAATTTGCCGGCTGCATTTCAACCGCGCCACGAAATATGTGGGCCTATTCGACGCCGAGAAAAACGAAGAAAAAATAAGAATCGAGGTAATCGACGATATTTTCAGGTATGCGGATCGCCTGAAGTCAGTGGCCCTGAATTACGATAGCGGAAAAATGAGTCTTGCCGAGGTGAACTGA
- a CDS encoding PIN domain-containing protein: MRTPTSTIVLDAAVLIAAARGRSTGALLEVARNATLVTTDRVLQEARRRIELGLKRPELLPIINALANEMTIVPVAALGPLLAVAEVALRDAVASRNGSTNDAHVLALAWSADADVWTTDRDFAGTGVATWSTPNLLRAFAEV; encoded by the coding sequence GTGAGGACGCCCACGTCGACAATCGTGCTGGATGCCGCGGTGCTGATCGCAGCGGCCCGCGGCAGAAGCACCGGAGCGTTGCTTGAAGTCGCTCGCAACGCCACACTCGTTACGACGGATCGCGTGTTGCAGGAGGCGCGTCGGCGCATCGAATTGGGATTGAAGCGGCCGGAACTTCTTCCCATCATCAACGCGCTCGCCAACGAAATGACCATCGTGCCGGTCGCAGCGCTGGGGCCGCTTTTGGCTGTTGCCGAAGTTGCTCTCAGGGACGCCGTGGCGAGCCGTAACGGGTCGACCAATGACGCACATGTCTTGGCCTTGGCCTGGAGCGCCGACGCCGACGTGTGGACCACGGACCGCGATTTCGCTGGGACGGGCGTCGCTACATGGTCGACTCCAAATCTCCTGAGGGCGTTCGCCGAAGTCTAA
- a CDS encoding DUF6165 family protein, producing MNDPLARGLAFHRRGELFRAEQIYCEIVTRDAANVVALHLLGVVMTQTGRAAKGVAFIDRALAIHPNDAEALYNRGNALLSLRRFEEALESFDKALAIAPRYAEAHNNRGNVLQELNRHRDALPSYDKALAITPHYAEAHNNRANALKELRRLGEALESYDKALVMAPRFVKALYNRGAALQELGHFGEALASYDQALALKPDHADARYNRALLALLQSDFVAGWQDYESRWDRKGAPKRKLTASFPSWKGENIAGKKIVIYDEQGFGDVIQFSRYVTKLVEAGAHVTFLVRASLLRLMESLPSRESIRLVTSLPPAESFDFQCPLLSLPLAFQTRLESPSTATPYLRAEQQRALKWREKIGEDGFKVGIAWQGSKAGKIDLGRSFALAELHGLSRIQNLRLVSLQKNDGVEQLSRLPDGMIVESLGDDYDAGEDAFLDAAAVMESLDLVVTSDTSIAHLAGALGRPVWVALQRTPDWRWLLERSDSPWYPSIRLFRQRTSGDWKGVFTDIETAVRELMNEWRPRPRAEPPRAPISWGELIDKITILEIKSAEIMETAARANVERELRMLQEVVGPRDSREAIASLKSELKATNLALWSIENSIREKERAGEFDPEFVELARSVYKRNDERARLKRQISTALGSEIIEEKCYGAPA from the coding sequence GTGAACGACCCGCTGGCCAGAGGCCTCGCGTTTCACCGGCGCGGCGAGTTATTCCGGGCGGAGCAGATCTACTGCGAGATCGTTACGCGGGACGCCGCCAACGTCGTCGCGCTGCATCTGCTCGGCGTCGTGATGACGCAGACTGGGCGCGCCGCCAAGGGCGTGGCGTTCATCGACAGGGCGCTCGCGATTCATCCGAACGATGCGGAAGCTCTCTATAATCGCGGCAACGCACTGTTGTCGCTCCGCCGTTTCGAAGAGGCCTTGGAGTCCTTCGACAAGGCGCTCGCGATCGCGCCCCGCTACGCCGAAGCCCATAATAATCGCGGCAATGTGCTGCAAGAGCTGAACCGACACAGGGACGCCTTGCCGTCTTACGACAAGGCGCTGGCGATCACGCCCCATTATGCCGAAGCTCACAACAATCGCGCCAACGCGCTCAAGGAGCTGCGAAGGCTCGGCGAGGCGCTCGAGTCCTACGACAAGGCGCTGGTCATGGCGCCGCGCTTCGTGAAGGCCCTGTATAATCGCGGCGCAGCTTTGCAGGAGCTCGGTCATTTCGGCGAAGCGCTCGCGTCTTACGACCAGGCGCTGGCGCTAAAGCCGGACCATGCCGACGCGCGCTACAATCGTGCGCTGCTCGCCCTGCTCCAATCGGACTTCGTGGCGGGTTGGCAGGATTATGAAAGCCGATGGGACAGAAAGGGCGCGCCGAAGCGAAAGCTGACGGCTTCCTTTCCCTCATGGAAGGGCGAGAACATTGCCGGCAAGAAGATCGTCATCTACGACGAGCAGGGCTTCGGCGACGTCATCCAGTTTTCACGATACGTGACGAAGCTCGTCGAAGCGGGCGCACATGTGACCTTCCTCGTGCGCGCGAGCCTCCTGCGCCTCATGGAATCCTTGCCTTCGCGCGAGTCCATCCGCCTCGTGACGTCTCTGCCGCCCGCGGAGTCTTTCGACTTTCAGTGCCCCTTGCTCAGCCTGCCGCTCGCCTTTCAAACGAGGCTGGAGAGCCCGTCGACTGCTACTCCTTATCTGCGCGCCGAACAGCAGCGCGCGCTGAAATGGCGGGAGAAGATCGGCGAGGACGGTTTCAAAGTCGGGATCGCTTGGCAGGGTAGTAAAGCAGGGAAGATCGATCTCGGCCGGTCTTTCGCGCTGGCCGAGTTGCACGGCTTATCCCGGATCCAAAACCTCCGGCTGGTCTCGCTTCAAAAAAATGACGGCGTCGAGCAGCTGAGCAGACTTCCCGATGGCATGATCGTCGAAAGCCTCGGCGATGACTACGACGCGGGCGAGGACGCCTTTCTCGACGCGGCGGCCGTTATGGAAAGCCTGGACCTCGTCGTAACCTCCGACACGTCGATTGCGCATCTCGCCGGCGCCTTGGGGCGGCCCGTTTGGGTCGCGCTGCAGCGGACGCCCGACTGGCGATGGCTCCTGGAGCGCTCCGACTCTCCCTGGTATCCTTCAATACGGCTGTTTCGGCAGAGGACCAGCGGCGATTGGAAGGGCGTGTTTACGGACATTGAAACCGCGGTGCGGGAGTTGATGAACGAGTGGCGCCCTCGCCCTCGGGCGGAACCGCCGCGGGCGCCGATTTCCTGGGGCGAGCTGATCGACAAAATCACGATTCTCGAAATCAAGAGCGCCGAGATCATGGAGACGGCGGCGCGCGCGAATGTCGAGCGGGAACTGCGGATGTTGCAGGAGGTGGTGGGGCCGCGGGACTCTCGGGAAGCGATAGCAAGCCTGAAGAGCGAGCTGAAAGCCACGAATCTCGCGCTTTGGAGCATCGAGAATTCGATCCGCGAGAAAGAGCGCGCCGGCGAGTTCGACCCGGAATTCGTCGAGCTCGCGCGTTCGGTCTACAAGCGCAACGACGAACGCGCGCGGCTCAAGCGACAGATCAGCACCGCACTCGGATCCGAAATCATCGAAGAGAAATGCTACGGCGCTCCCGCGTGA
- a CDS encoding DUF350 domain-containing protein: MPDFVYGLASFAAYFAASIAFCAGFCVVYVRLTPHNEFDLIVRQHNASAAIAFGGSLIGFAIALAGAIHNTGSALEFAVWGVVAFATQVIAYQLARLAHPGLSHAIEQNAVAAAVWVAAVSISAGVLSAACMSP; this comes from the coding sequence TTGCCTGATTTTGTGTACGGCCTTGCTTCCTTTGCGGCCTATTTCGCGGCGTCGATCGCCTTTTGCGCCGGCTTCTGCGTCGTCTATGTCCGTCTCACGCCACATAACGAATTCGACCTCATCGTGCGCCAGCACAACGCCTCGGCGGCGATAGCCTTCGGCGGCAGCCTGATCGGCTTCGCCATCGCGCTGGCGGGCGCTATCCACAACACCGGGAGCGCGCTCGAATTCGCGGTCTGGGGCGTGGTCGCCTTCGCGACCCAGGTCATCGCCTATCAGCTGGCGCGGCTCGCGCATCCGGGCCTTTCGCACGCCATCGAGCAGAACGCGGTCGCGGCGGCGGTGTGGGTGGCCGCCGTATCCATTTCCGCCGGCGTCCTCAGCGCCGCCTGCATGAGCCCGTGA
- a CDS encoding aldo/keto reductase has protein sequence MKLRRLGKNGPELPALGLGCMGMSPLRPQPGRHDAAKDAESVATIQAALDAGVRLVNTGDFYGMGHNELLLREALRGRRDKAFLSVKFGMMVAPGGQPLGVDVSPRAVKNFCSYSLQRLDVEAIDLYQPGRIPASAPIEETVGAIAELIKEGKVRHLGLSEVTGAQLRRAHAVHPVTAVEIEYSLAGRAIERDLLPVARELGVGIVAYSVAAQGLLTGAIKGPLPAHDVRNWTPRFHGEALTKNLEVVAKFAAFAASKGWTPTQLAAAWVLAQGEDIVALVGMSNRNRIAENIAAGAIELSADDLAALDRMFAPGAVVGDRYAPQILQMWRS, from the coding sequence ATGAAGCTGCGCCGCTTGGGAAAGAACGGCCCGGAGCTGCCCGCCCTCGGCCTCGGCTGCATGGGCATGTCGCCGCTGCGCCCGCAGCCGGGCCGTCATGACGCCGCAAAGGACGCGGAAAGCGTCGCGACGATCCAGGCCGCGCTCGACGCCGGCGTCCGCCTCGTCAATACGGGCGATTTTTACGGTATGGGCCATAACGAGCTGCTGCTGCGCGAAGCGTTGCGCGGGAGGCGCGACAAGGCTTTCCTCAGCGTCAAATTCGGCATGATGGTCGCGCCCGGCGGCCAGCCGCTCGGCGTCGACGTCAGCCCGCGCGCGGTCAAGAATTTCTGCAGCTATTCGCTGCAGCGGCTGGATGTCGAGGCGATCGATCTCTATCAGCCCGGCCGCATCCCCGCCTCGGCGCCGATCGAGGAAACCGTGGGCGCGATCGCCGAGCTCATCAAGGAGGGCAAGGTCCGCCATCTCGGCCTGTCGGAAGTGACCGGCGCGCAGCTTCGCCGGGCCCATGCGGTTCACCCGGTGACGGCGGTCGAGATCGAATATTCGCTGGCCGGCCGCGCCATCGAGCGCGACCTCCTGCCGGTCGCGCGCGAACTGGGCGTCGGCATAGTCGCCTACAGCGTGGCGGCGCAGGGCCTTCTGACCGGCGCGATCAAGGGGCCCCTTCCCGCGCATGACGTCCGCAACTGGACGCCGCGATTCCACGGCGAGGCGCTGACGAAGAATCTGGAAGTGGTGGCGAAGTTCGCCGCCTTCGCGGCGTCGAAGGGCTGGACGCCGACGCAGCTCGCCGCCGCCTGGGTCCTCGCGCAGGGCGAGGATATCGTGGCTCTGGTCGGCATGAGCAACCGCAACCGCATAGCGGAGAATATAGCGGCAGGCGCCATCGAGCTTTCGGCCGACGATCTCGCTGCGCTCGATCGAATGTTCGCGCCCGGCGCCGTCGTGGGAGACCGCTACGCGCCGCAAATTCTGCAGATGTGGCGTTCGTAA
- a CDS encoding TetR/AcrR family transcriptional regulator — translation MRKLDPVRHEEKRLEILAAARRCFERSGLKGASISDICKEAGISPGHLYHYFDSKDAIVATLSQAWLARTRERFEQLSAPEGDVAALLAEEIGRLAPSGPNSGVEIVFEMLAESARNPAMAEVIQAHSRGLRAILADVLRKGQQRGAVDPGLDAEATAVVIIAIIDGLKAMPLRDPALDRGSAIGLLQQMVKDILDRR, via the coding sequence ATGAGAAAGCTCGATCCCGTCCGGCACGAGGAGAAACGGCTGGAGATTCTGGCCGCCGCCAGACGCTGTTTCGAGCGCAGCGGGCTCAAGGGCGCGTCGATCTCGGATATCTGCAAGGAGGCGGGCATCAGTCCCGGCCACCTCTATCATTATTTCGACAGCAAGGACGCGATCGTCGCCACGCTCTCGCAGGCCTGGCTCGCGAGGACGCGGGAGAGATTCGAGCAACTGTCGGCGCCGGAGGGCGACGTTGCGGCTCTACTGGCGGAGGAGATCGGCAGACTTGCGCCGAGCGGCCCCAATTCCGGCGTGGAGATCGTTTTCGAGATGCTGGCGGAAAGCGCGCGCAACCCCGCCATGGCGGAGGTGATCCAGGCGCACAGCCGCGGTCTGCGGGCCATACTCGCGGATGTTTTGCGCAAGGGACAGCAGCGCGGCGCCGTCGACCCCGGTCTCGACGCCGAAGCCACGGCCGTCGTCATCATCGCGATCATCGACGGATTGAAAGCCATGCCGCTGCGAGACCCCGCGCTGGACCGGGGGTCCGCTATCGGGCTGCTTCAGCAGATGGTGAAGGATATTCTCGATCGTAGATGA
- a CDS encoding RsmB/NOP family class I SAM-dependent RNA methyltransferase: MTPAAQVSAAIEILEKLADNRRPAGDVIKEWGLSHRFAGSKDRAAISSLVFDALRKRASSAFVMGENSARAVMIGALREARGLSPEGVGLLFSGEGHAPAPLTLQERERLEQGTLDGAPAHVRGDYPEWLGEKLEAAFGSEAAAEGAALSARAPVDLRVNIIKASRDQAMAKLAHLGAAPTPLSPFGLRILPGADGRGPALAAETAFIKGLVETQDEGSQLAALLCGAEPGAQILDLCAGGGGKTLALAAQTHNRGQIYAFDDDGRRLAPIHERLERAGVRNVQVRAPRGKADVLTDLEGRCDIVLIDAPCTGTGTWRRHPDAKWRLAPGALEQRQQDQRELLDQAVRFVKPKGRIVYVTCSLLREENEDQISAFLGAHPAFSALPASDVAEKGGLPELARFASPHGVGLRFSPLTSGTDGFFVAALQKGDVV; the protein is encoded by the coding sequence ATGACCCCCGCCGCCCAGGTTTCCGCCGCCATCGAGATTTTGGAAAAGCTCGCCGACAACCGGCGTCCGGCGGGCGACGTCATCAAGGAATGGGGGCTTTCTCACCGCTTTGCGGGCTCCAAGGACCGCGCGGCGATTTCCAGCCTCGTGTTCGACGCCCTCAGAAAGCGCGCCTCGAGCGCTTTCGTCATGGGCGAGAACAGCGCCCGCGCGGTCATGATCGGCGCTCTGCGCGAGGCCCGCGGCCTTTCGCCCGAGGGCGTCGGATTGTTGTTTTCCGGAGAAGGCCATGCCCCCGCCCCGCTGACGCTGCAGGAGCGCGAGCGGCTGGAACAGGGAACGCTCGACGGCGCTCCGGCCCATGTGCGCGGCGATTATCCCGAATGGCTGGGCGAAAAGCTCGAAGCCGCGTTTGGATCTGAGGCCGCGGCGGAAGGCGCGGCGCTTTCGGCGCGCGCCCCGGTGGATTTGCGCGTCAACATCATCAAGGCCTCGCGCGATCAGGCTATGGCGAAGCTCGCCCATCTCGGCGCTGCGCCCACGCCGCTGTCGCCCTTTGGCCTTCGCATCCTGCCCGGCGCCGACGGACGCGGGCCGGCGCTGGCGGCGGAAACCGCTTTCATCAAGGGTCTCGTCGAGACCCAGGACGAAGGCTCGCAGCTCGCCGCCCTGCTTTGCGGAGCCGAACCCGGCGCCCAGATCCTCGATCTTTGCGCAGGCGGCGGCGGCAAGACGCTGGCTCTGGCGGCGCAAACCCACAACCGCGGCCAGATCTACGCTTTCGACGACGACGGCCGCCGGCTGGCGCCGATCCACGAGCGGCTGGAGCGCGCCGGCGTGCGCAATGTCCAGGTGCGGGCGCCCCGCGGCAAGGCCGATGTGCTGACCGATCTCGAAGGGCGCTGCGACATCGTCCTCATCGACGCCCCCTGCACCGGAACCGGAACCTGGCGCCGGCACCCCGACGCCAAATGGCGGCTCGCCCCCGGCGCGCTGGAGCAACGCCAACAGGACCAGCGCGAGCTGCTCGACCAGGCGGTCCGCTTCGTGAAGCCAAAGGGTCGCATCGTTTACGTCACCTGTTCGCTGCTGAGGGAAGAAAACGAAGACCAGATAAGCGCGTTTCTGGGCGCGCACCCGGCCTTCTCAGCCCTGCCCGCCAGCGATGTGGCGGAAAAAGGCGGCCTGCCGGAGCTGGCGCGCTTCGCCTCGCCTCATGGCGTCGGATTGCGCTTTTCGCCGCTGACCTCTGGAACGGACGGCTTTTTCGTCGCCGCGCTTCAAAAAGGCGATGTTGTCTAG
- a CDS encoding type II toxin-antitoxin system Phd/YefM family antitoxin has translation MAVTTLSTREVNQDLGRAKRASESGPVIITERGRPAHVLLTYDEYQRLAGQYRQVNILDELGFSPGVEDMR, from the coding sequence ATGGCTGTCACAACCTTATCGACCCGTGAAGTCAATCAGGATCTCGGCCGTGCGAAGCGCGCCAGCGAAAGCGGCCCGGTCATCATCACCGAACGGGGGCGCCCCGCGCATGTCTTGCTGACTTACGACGAGTATCAGCGGCTGGCCGGCCAATATCGCCAAGTCAACATTCTCGACGAGCTCGGATTTTCCCCGGGCGTTGAGGATATGAGGTAG
- the guaA gene encoding glutamine-hydrolyzing GMP synthase yields MNAEDFHQQIADRHDKTLIVDFGSQVTQLIARRVREAGVYCEIAPFQSAEKAFAEVRPKAVILSGGPCSVTDEGSPRAPQAIFDSGVPILAICYGEQLLAEQLGGRVEAGHHREFGRADVEAIAPSALFDGVWDQGKKYPVWMSHGDRVTRLPEGFEVIAQSENAPMAAIADEARRYYGVQFHLEVVHTPDGAKLISNFVHKVAGLKSDWTMAAFRQEAIKAIRAQVGDGRVLCGLSGGVDSAVAAVLIHEAIGDALTCVFVDHGMLRQGEAEEVVTLFRDHYNIPLHHVEAQDLFLDALEGVEDPEVKRKTIGRLFIETFEAEAKKIAQDQRGAPKFLAQGTLYPDVIESVSFTGGPSVTIKSHHNVGGLPERMNMALVEPLRELFKDEVRALGRELGLPEAFVGRHPFPGPGLAIRCPGKVTREKLDILRKADAVYLDEIRKAGLYDEIWQAFAALLPVRSVGVMGDGRTYDYVCALRAVTSTDGMTADFFPFDMNFLGRAATRIINEVKGVNRVVYDVTSKPPGTIEWE; encoded by the coding sequence ATGAACGCCGAGGACTTCCATCAACAGATCGCCGACCGCCACGACAAGACGCTGATCGTCGATTTTGGTTCGCAAGTGACCCAGTTGATCGCCCGCCGCGTGCGCGAAGCGGGGGTCTATTGCGAGATCGCGCCGTTCCAGAGCGCCGAAAAAGCCTTTGCCGAGGTGAGGCCCAAGGCGGTGATCCTTTCGGGCGGCCCCTGCTCCGTCACCGACGAGGGCTCGCCCCGCGCGCCGCAGGCGATCTTCGACTCGGGCGTTCCGATCCTCGCCATCTGCTATGGCGAGCAGCTTCTCGCGGAGCAGCTCGGTGGCAGGGTCGAGGCCGGGCACCACCGCGAATTCGGCCGCGCCGACGTCGAGGCGATCGCCCCGAGCGCCCTCTTCGACGGCGTTTGGGACCAGGGCAAGAAATATCCGGTCTGGATGAGCCATGGCGACCGCGTGACCCGCCTGCCCGAGGGTTTCGAGGTCATCGCGCAATCCGAAAACGCGCCCATGGCCGCGATCGCCGACGAGGCCCGGCGCTATTACGGCGTGCAGTTCCATCTCGAGGTGGTGCATACGCCCGACGGCGCGAAGCTGATCTCCAATTTCGTGCATAAGGTCGCGGGGCTCAAATCCGATTGGACCATGGCCGCCTTCCGCCAGGAGGCGATCAAGGCCATTCGCGCCCAGGTCGGCGACGGGCGGGTTTTGTGCGGGCTTTCCGGCGGCGTCGACAGCGCCGTCGCCGCGGTGCTGATCCATGAGGCGATCGGCGACGCCCTCACCTGCGTCTTCGTCGATCACGGCATGTTGCGGCAGGGCGAGGCCGAGGAAGTCGTCACCCTGTTCCGCGACCACTACAATATCCCGCTCCACCATGTCGAAGCGCAGGATCTGTTTTTGGATGCGCTGGAGGGCGTCGAAGACCCCGAGGTCAAGCGCAAGACCATCGGCCGGCTCTTCATCGAGACCTTCGAGGCCGAGGCCAAGAAGATCGCGCAGGACCAGCGCGGCGCGCCCAAATTCCTGGCCCAGGGCACGCTCTACCCCGATGTGATCGAGAGCGTGTCCTTTACCGGCGGGCCTTCGGTCACGATCAAATCGCATCACAATGTCGGCGGCCTGCCCGAGCGCATGAATATGGCGCTGGTCGAGCCCTTGCGCGAATTGTTCAAGGACGAGGTGCGCGCGCTCGGCCGCGAGCTTGGCCTGCCGGAGGCCTTTGTCGGCCGCCACCCCTTCCCCGGACCGGGCCTCGCCATCCGCTGCCCCGGCAAGGTCACGCGCGAAAAGCTGGATATCTTGCGCAAGGCGGACGCGGTCTATCTCGACGAAATCCGCAAGGCCGGGCTGTACGACGAGATCTGGCAGGCCTTTGCGGCGCTGCTGCCGGTGCGCAGCGTGGGCGTGATGGGCGACGGCCGCACCTATGATTATGTCTGCGCCCTGCGCGCGGTGACCAGCACCGACGGCATGACCGCGGATTTCTTCCCCTTCGACATGAATTTTTTGGGCCGCGCCGCCACCCGCATCATCAATGAGGTCAAGGGCGTGAACCGGGTGGTGTACGATGTGACGAGCAAACCCCCGGGGACGATTGAGTGGGAGTGA
- the ybaK gene encoding Cys-tRNA(Pro) deacylase: protein MAQATRATKALEQVGVPFELHSYDYDPDVDSIGMAAANALGVEPGRVFKTLMVLVDGKPACVIAPSDGEVSMKRVAAALSAKAATMMKPADAERVSGYKIGGVSPFGQLRKVPVVIDETALLWDAIFLNGGRRGLQVQLSGEDVAQVLDAVLADVSAR from the coding sequence ATGGCGCAGGCGACGCGGGCGACGAAAGCCCTGGAACAAGTTGGCGTCCCGTTCGAACTTCACAGCTATGACTATGATCCCGATGTCGACAGCATCGGCATGGCGGCCGCCAACGCCCTTGGGGTCGAGCCGGGGCGGGTGTTCAAGACGCTGATGGTGCTGGTCGACGGCAAGCCGGCCTGCGTCATCGCCCCGAGCGACGGCGAAGTCTCGATGAAGCGGGTCGCGGCGGCGCTTTCCGCCAAGGCGGCGACAATGATGAAGCCCGCCGACGCCGAACGCGTCTCCGGCTATAAGATCGGCGGCGTCAGTCCTTTCGGCCAGCTCCGCAAGGTTCCGGTCGTCATCGACGAAACCGCGCTGCTCTGGGACGCCATTTTTCTCAATGGCGGCCGGCGCGGACTGCAAGTCCAGCTCTCGGGCGAGGACGTCGCGCAGGTTCTGGATGCGGTGTTGGCGGACGTGAGCGCGCGGTAA
- a CDS encoding LysR substrate-binding domain-containing protein, with the protein MKNISLDARRLRYFVAVAEALNFRRAAETLNISQPPLSQQIQTLEAELGAALFIRHGRSIELTDAGWILLRRARALLASMEATATEIGMVGRGEMGMIRIGYMSAAMLGRLASILAMFRIEKPKVEVRLRQAQPRDQIAAVASGEIDVGLLSVSSALTGAVPDEPDLFIEPLWKEEMVLALPPGHRLVNQSCLSLHHLDGQTFLTLPRAPLPGAYEQLLHLRRGQGGSKATDIQEVEELPAGLALVAAGYGVGLVPVCVMENWSGEVIFRRLKERPEIQVAMLSRRNNCSPALSAFRTTVTHHNRSLHYRAEDLQ; encoded by the coding sequence ATGAAAAACATCTCACTCGATGCACGGCGTCTCCGCTATTTCGTCGCAGTCGCCGAGGCGCTCAATTTTCGTAGGGCCGCCGAAACGCTCAACATCTCGCAGCCCCCCTTGAGCCAGCAGATCCAGACGCTCGAGGCGGAACTCGGCGCCGCTCTGTTCATCCGTCACGGCCGATCGATCGAGTTGACGGACGCCGGCTGGATCCTTCTGCGCCGGGCGCGGGCGCTGCTCGCTTCGATGGAGGCCACCGCCACTGAAATCGGAATGGTCGGGCGCGGCGAAATGGGAATGATCCGGATCGGATATATGAGCGCCGCCATGCTCGGACGGCTGGCCTCGATTCTCGCCATGTTCAGGATTGAAAAGCCGAAGGTCGAAGTGCGACTGAGGCAAGCTCAGCCGCGGGACCAGATCGCCGCAGTTGCGTCAGGCGAAATCGACGTAGGACTTTTATCGGTTTCGTCGGCGCTGACAGGCGCGGTTCCGGATGAACCGGACCTTTTCATCGAGCCGCTCTGGAAAGAGGAAATGGTGCTTGCGTTACCGCCGGGTCATCGGCTCGTTAATCAATCTTGTCTCTCCCTGCATCACTTGGACGGCCAAACTTTTTTGACTCTGCCTCGAGCCCCCCTCCCAGGAGCCTATGAACAGCTTTTGCACTTGCGCCGGGGGCAGGGGGGCTCCAAGGCGACCGACATTCAGGAAGTCGAGGAATTGCCGGCTGGATTGGCGTTGGTCGCCGCCGGCTATGGCGTTGGTCTCGTGCCCGTTTGCGTGATGGAGAACTGGAGCGGCGAAGTCATATTCCGTCGGCTGAAGGAGCGACCTGAAATTCAGGTGGCAATGCTGTCGCGGCGGAACAATTGCTCACCGGCTCTTTCCGCATTTCGCACAACTGTGACGCACCACAATCGGAGCCTGCATTACCGGGCGGAGGATCTTCAATGA